One Antedon mediterranea chromosome 1, ecAntMedi1.1, whole genome shotgun sequence genomic window, gttgAAGTAAATCACGTCTCTAGTCCATTCTCAGTTGCCACACTTGTGTTGTTTACTCTGAAATAACCGTTtaataatctctttgctttctCATGTCCATTCTACAGTTATCACAGATTGATTAGTTTAGTCATACCCAGTATTGTTTTGGTTTTACAATTAATTGAGAATATACCTCATGCAAGTATTTAattaggccctgtttctgctgccaactaaataccgtatattatactgtattttttgaataccgtatatatacggtatatttttggcagcagaaactacgctcataaaaaatataccgtattttgtataccgtattttccccacaaaatttgtggataaaatatggtatttacaaatttataccgtattttttgtacccgtttctgctgccaataaaaaataccatttttaaggtcaacattcgtatttttattttctgtcgctgtcagctgttttacacacgtgtatatatatattcggcgaaaatgtggagcgaagacgtaacagttttactaaataaatttgtgtggggaagctaaaatgtctggccaactaaaaggtaataaaagggacaaccacatttataaagacatttctaaaaaaataaagcaggagtatggaatagacttgtctccaaagcaagtaaactcaaaggtgaagagcctgcgaaagcagtacaacattgcaaaatacaataactcggggagggaacgaattaattgtccccattacgatgttttctgtgctctcacaacatctctatctctagggctaggctgttgaaagtgagacgtaaaacttcctttattgcgacttttaattatcgatcaaataaatgaatggcaatttgggtaaaaaagatgaaatttaacacgaccacccaagaagtattgttagcagaaacggggtactaaaaaatacggtataaaaaataccgttttttataccgtattttgagcagttgcagcagaaacaggcccttagaattatttcagtttgttttatttttgctcAGTTACTTTTGTCATTGAAACGTagtaacattcaataaatatacaACATGGCATATGTTGATATTTAAGGTGCTGCAAGGTCCTAGGCATGAACTCCTAAAGATTGGTGTTCTCTTTATCACTGCCCTCTTGTAACCGTACTTTCTTTTGTTGCTATAGCAACTGATGCTTTTATTAGAACATTTAggggttaaagatgtattgtccccctgaaaaaataattcttaacaaaatttttattgaatatgccattttaatgtaacataatagttatcgactttgacaaaaaattggattgaaaaaaaatgtatttatctgaaaaaaactgtaatttaaagcaaaaaatggccaaattggctgccagccagtgggtttttggttgaatttaaccatttatttaatcaatttgtaggtgaaaacatttttttttctatatggaactgattaacttttttaaaaccacaaaataacatattcaatgtctgatttaattaacctttttttttcatgtttttgggggacaatacatctttaataggtCAAACccctttatgtttttttttgttttagctGAAAGTGATTTTTTACACTAATACATTCAAAGCTTTAGATTTAGATCTTAAATTTTGTTTGATACTTTCACTTTACCTTGGAAAATACATCAACATTCATCTTGTGTTTGCTTATGTCACTAATTTCTTAGATCAAAACCAATATAATAAGATATACGTAGCTacatgtacatttttatttcatttttaatcaattcaaaacaagattcaatttaaaaacttcAGCAAACACCATTACAAATACTCCTAAAACTACTAGAATATAATTAATTAGaatatcattaattaaaatataggaaatactgatttatgattagatatcaatttgattttattaattaaaaagcaataataataattcaattcaattcaaattcaattactTTCACCTTTACCTTGGAAAATACATAAACATTCATCTTGTGTTTGCTTATGTCACTAATTTCTATAAAAACCAATATAATAAGATatataatatgtaggcctacattcattgtaagtttttttttcatttcaaaacGAGATTCAATTTAAGAACTTCAGCAAATATTAGATTAAAACACtactaattattaatgaaaatataggaaatactgatttatgattagatatcaatttgttattattatattaaaacaataataatgttactattatgtatgtattagcatagttttaaataataaaataagatttttttacagaatgaattgattaaattatttggtattactataatatttaaaaatgattaataataaaacatccaTTGTTACTAACTAATAAAAAAttcccaaaaaaataaattacagttgatatgacaatatattttattattgatgttataAAATgtggattattataataaataatcatttaatgatAAGGCAAAATTTTACTTAATAATtagtagtttattttttaattaatttatatccAATATTACTTTGCaaaattccaaaataaaagattgaatgaatgaattataaagAATATAACCATTTAACACCAGATACacttttaattaaattagtaaaactaaaataaataccaatattaATGATTTACTACAAGATTATAACACATCCAAGTCAGTAGtatcttttaataataatggaatTTGATATTACTATGTAGTATTATATATGGGcatatatttttaacaattctgacaatactataattattatttaataaattatcgTAATCATAAacttatgtactgtatgtgattaAATTAAGACACTgtatattcaaattaattttatttcgtcattatgttattaaaccaaggttttattattcatttaaaataattaatgatttttgATCTCACTGCATctttaataaaatcaatatttgcCATTTTTTATTATGAGCCAAATTAAAGTCAAATTACTAAagttataattaattttcttatggtgctcttttaaccatcatcactgtctTCTTGAGACTGGCACGATTATTATGGAAATGATACCAGCTGATGCCTTTACTATCATCTGTACCTGGTGTAAGGTAAAGCCCATTCAGGTTTGAATCACCACACCTATTGTACCACCAACCACCTTTGTATAGCTCAGCACAGTTACCACTGTGCTTATCATTGTCTCTGTCTTTGGTTGTAAATTGTTCACCATTGTGTACTGCCAAAGAAtcacctaaacaaacaaaacatatcaTCTTTAGTTTACTTCATACATgcagttttttttaatacaattgttttatttaaacatgtacaaaattaatatatgcTATGTAAAATGATGCATACCTAATGAgtgttttgattaatttatgttttttgagATTCACATCCTGTTTTAGgggattttttatttgtttaaaatcaaaaaacttttttttttttcaaaaatagtgttcttttcttcttttattctataaattatacaatatggttgatatattttactatattataattataatttgttgcTCATTCAATGTTTGCttattattttacttgtttTCCTTTTAATGTATATGAACcatattaattcatataataatatttattcgatcatcaatgtaaaaataaccaggaatgagaataggctaaagcccaaacagattctgcactcactccatacaacataaacagttaagataaaaccatatacaagaaaaatacaaataaactatactaTATTACATACAACatgaaattatgaaaatatgataaaattgacattaataaaacattaatattatttttatattttaactgaaatatactttcaatacaaatgtactgatttaaaaaaaacaatggaaGCGAAAACTAATTTCCAAAGTGTTTAGTAactacaacatttaaaataataacatttttaaatgttaaattgaaatgttgttgttaaatgtTGGAGCTAATCCATTGAACATTTTGATATCATTTTTAGAATTGttagtttgattaattaattttaattggttGTGTATATAGTAGCTTTTCTTTAATATTGGTCCAATTTCTTTCAGATTTGATATCATGTTGCCTTTTTATCTTTGGGTAGCATATTGTTAAGTTTAACCTAAATCAATTTcaaatttctgtttttctttttctatatttttcacataatacatgatttgtaaataaaacaaggccatacatGGCTGCGGTcacgtgctcaaatttgagttagtgtttaccgaccaaccgagtgagctgtagagtcgcgtttgcacatgactaaaaattaattaattattaaacacaaCTGTTTTTATAgctaatattatacagtaccaaAGGAAAACTTCATTATACCTGACCTACCGTAGTCAGTGCAGTGAtgatgagctagcgttttcagtcgctgtattttatgtacaaatctttatttttgcaggtaaaccacccacatcatcaccctttcctcactggcatgagcgtcgtaaagccagtagaggataggcctacggtgcatcacatgccctaaacgcagaacaagtttggtgggtagggtaggaaccgaCTTAAAGTATGAatttggctctaagaaacaattgaaaaccattaggcctactaattaagttgagttagataatttactatttattgacgattaaatcaaatttatgatttgccccgaatagaggtggttttcgaacgagcgtaccatctagtttaaaCTCAATTATATAGGTAGTCATAATTGGTTTGAAAATTCAGTTTTTAATACTCTTAAAGTGATAAATGCAacaacaacaaagtgcacagtGTGTATTTTTAATGCAAGGTACAAAGGTGAGGcctataaagaaaaataatacttttaattctttgtttacttgaaatgtgttttttagtGTAAAAATTGATTGAATGTACTAACCTGCCGTTCCTGTGTATCCACTGATGTTCAAAGCATAGTTAGAGTCCTCAGTATCAATACGAAAGTGAGAATATCTTGCAAACTTCATGTCATCCAAGTGGTCAGTCATCTCTATTAGAAGCTCAAAACTGCCATCAGCTGTTAAACGGTTGATTTGTTCATTACCAAGCCAGAACTCTGTGTTCACATTTCCAAAACCCTCTTTGTATTCTGCCCAATTACGGTAGA contains:
- the LOC140041151 gene encoding angiopoietin-related protein 2-like, translated to MDNIRTSLPQLTNSLLKHTSQYITVRTASHRDTSKTINREQCKTVEYRLLSFHYQVIQRRQDGSVDFYRNWAEYKEGFGNVNTEFWLGNEQINRLTADGSFELLIEMTDHLDDMKFARYSHFRIDTEDSNYALNISGYTGTAGDSLAVHNGEQFTTKDRDNDKHSGNCAELYKGGWWYNRCGDSNLNGLYLTPGTDDSKGISWYHFHNNRASLKKTVMMVKRAP